GTTGATTATTTTGTCGCTAATTCAAGAACAGTTGCTAAAAGAATTAGTAAATATTACCGCCGCGAATCACAAGTTATTTATCCGCCGGTAGAAACTGATAATTTTTTTGTGAGCGATTTAAGCACTCAGGCTCCGGAAGAGCGTTATTTTTTAGCCGGTTGCCGTTTAGTTCCTTACAAGCGGATTGACTTAGTTGTTGAAGCTTTTAAAGAATTGGGTCCGGATTATCGGCTTAAGGTTTTTGGTGATGGGCTGGACTTATCGCGTCTTAAAAAAATTGCCGGCGAGGCGGAAAACATTGAATTTCTAGGGCGCGTGAGCGATGATCAAAAAGCGGTTTATTATAGTCGGGCTCAAGCCTTTATTAATCCGCAAGAAGAAGATTTTGGTATTACTCCCTTAGAGTCAATGGCTTCGGGGCGCCCGGTGATTGCTTATCGTAAAGGTGGGGCCACTGAAACCGTTAAAGAAGGGGAGACCGGAATATTTTTTGACGAGCAGACCACCGCTTCTCTAGTAGCGGCGGTGAAATCATTCCGGAGTGAAAATTTTTCATCGGCGCAGATTCGGACTTATGCGGAAACTTTTTCCGTTGCCCGTTTTAGTGAAGAAATTAAAAAATTGGTCGCCGCGGTAATGTCTAAAAATAATGAAAATAGCCGTTGATATTCGAGTTTTAATGGATCAGCAATATAGCGGAATCTCCGAGTATGTTTATTATTTGCTGCGTTCCTGGCTTGATAATCATTCCGAGCATGAATATATTTTTTATTATAATTCCTGGCGACCCTTACCGCGAGAGCTTTTTTCTTGGGTCAAAGGGCGAGTAACCTTTAAAAGAACGCGCTGGCCTAATAAAATATTTAACTATTTTCTCCAGTTTCTCTGGCGGCGGCCAAAACTAGACCAGCTTGTCGGCCCGGTGGATATTTTTTGGTCTCCACATCTTAATTTTTCTAATTTTGGGCAGTCAGCGACACTCAAAGTTTTAACCGTTCATGATTTATCATTCTTACGCTATCCGGAGTTTTTTACCCGGCGGAAGAATTTTTGGCATCGCTTTTTAAGATTAAAAAAGTTGGTGGCCCAATATGATTTTATCGTGGCTATTTCCGAAAACACCAAGCAAGATTTAATTGAGCTTTTGGGGGTGACCGCCGAAAAAATTAAAGTAATCTATTCTGGCGTCAATCAAGATTCGGCCATGCTCACGCCAGAAGAGATTAGAGATTTTCGGATTAAGAATGATTTAAATAGCCACTTTATTCTTTATTTAGGAGCGATTGAGCCGCGAAAAAATGTTCAAGGCTTAATTGAGGCCTATGAGCGTTTGCGCGACAAGCGCTTAGATTTGTCTAATTATAATTTAGTTTTGGCCGGCGCTAAGGGCTGGAAAAATCGCGCTATCTATCGGCAAGCAAGCAACTCGCTCTATAAAGATGATATTAAGTTTTTAGGCTATGTCAGCCGAGAGGAGCGGAATTGGCTCTACAATCAAGCCACCCTTTTTGTTTATCCCTCTTACTATGAAGGTTTTGGTTTTCCGCCGCTGGAGGCGATGAATCATGGGTTGCCGACAATTACTTCCGATGCCTCAGCTATTCCCGAAGTCGTCGGTGATGCCGCCTTAACCGTTAATCCTTATTCGGTAATTGATGTAACACATGCTCTCGAAACTTTATTAGAAGATGAATCTTTGCGCCTCTATTTTTCGGAGCGCGGCCGCTTGCGAGCGGCTTGGTTCTCCTGGCCCGAAACAGCCAAAAATTATTTCTCTTTATTTCAAGAACTTTATGCGCGCCGTCATTCAAGTCGTTAGCGAGGCTCAAGTTGAAGTCGGTGATCAGATAGTGGGAGTGATTAAAGAAGGCTTAGTCATTCTCTTGGCCATCTCCCAAACCGATCAGGCTGAGGAGGCCGTTAAACTCGCTAAAAAAATTAGTCAGCTGCGTATTTTTCCAGATGCTCAAGGAAAAATCAATTTAGATTTAGCGGCCACTGGCGGCGAGGCTCTGGTGATTTCTCAATTTACTTTATATGGTAAAGTAAATCGAGGTCAGCGACCAAATTTTTCGGAGGCCGCGCCCGCTTCTTTGGCGGTGCCGCTCTATGAAAAATTTATTAGCACTTTACGAGACTTAGGCTTTAAAGTGGCGACCGGCCATTTTGGCGCTCTGATGACTGTCTCTCTAAAAAATGAAGGACCACTAACCCTCATAGTGGACACTAATAATTAATAATATTTGTGAAAAATAGTAAGCAGAATAAAAAAGTTCTGGTGGCTCTTTCGGGCGGCGTTGATTCGGCGGTGACCGCCAAAATTTTGTTAGGCCAAGGTTATCAGGTGGCCGCAGTTTATTGCCTTTTTTGGAAAGAAGGTGCGGCTGATTCTGCTTTGGAGTCCGCGCAAACGGTCGCAGAGCAGTTAAAGATCCCTCTGACCGCTTTAGATTTGCGTCAAGTTTTTAAAGAAAAAGTGGTTGATTATTTTCTAACTGAATATGCCGCGGGGCTAACTCCTAATCCTTGTGTGCGCTGCAATAAGCAGGTTAAATTAGGTGAATTACTAAAGTATGCGGCGGCTAATGGCTTTGATTATTTAGCGACCGGGCATTATTTAGAAGTAAAGGGGCGCCCGGGTAAGCGCTATTTACTTAA
This window of the Candidatus Parcubacteria bacterium genome carries:
- a CDS encoding glycosyltransferase (Derived by automated computational analysis using gene prediction method: Protein Homology. GO_function: GO:0016757 - glycosyltransferase activity [Evidence IEA]) produces the protein MKVALVHDHLAQTGGAEKVLKVFADIFPEATIYTLLADKVKTDTYLEGRRIDTSVIQKLPGGVNHYKWYLPLMPMAVEFFDLSEYDLVISDTSSFAKGVITLPDVPHICYCHTPTRYLWSDAHSYLNELKYNKWLKKIIARVLVKLRQWDFLAASRVDYFVANSRTVAKRISKYYRRESQVIYPPVETDNFFVSDLSTQAPEERYFLAGCRLVPYKRIDLVVEAFKELGPDYRLKVFGDGLDLSRLKKIAGEAENIEFLGRVSDDQKAVYYSRAQAFINPQEEDFGITPLESMASGRPVIAYRKGGATETVKEGETGIFFDEQTTASLVAAVKSFRSENFSSAQIRTYAETFSVARFSEEIKKLVAAVMSKNNENSR
- a CDS encoding glycosyltransferase family 1 protein (Derived by automated computational analysis using gene prediction method: Protein Homology. GO_function: GO:0016757 - glycosyltransferase activity [Evidence IEA]), which codes for MKIAVDIRVLMDQQYSGISEYVYYLLRSWLDNHSEHEYIFYYNSWRPLPRELFSWVKGRVTFKRTRWPNKIFNYFLQFLWRRPKLDQLVGPVDIFWSPHLNFSNFGQSATLKVLTVHDLSFLRYPEFFTRRKNFWHRFLRLKKLVAQYDFIVAISENTKQDLIELLGVTAEKIKVIYSGVNQDSAMLTPEEIRDFRIKNDLNSHFILYLGAIEPRKNVQGLIEAYERLRDKRLDLSNYNLVLAGAKGWKNRAIYRQASNSLYKDDIKFLGYVSREERNWLYNQATLFVYPSYYEGFGFPPLEAMNHGLPTITSDASAIPEVVGDAALTVNPYSVIDVTHALETLLEDESLRLYFSERGRLRAAWFSWPETAKNYFSLFQELYARRHSSR
- the dtd gene encoding D-aminoacyl-tRNA deacylase (Derived by automated computational analysis using gene prediction method: Protein Homology. GO_function: GO:0004045 - aminoacyl-tRNA hydrolase activity [Evidence IEA]; GO_process: GO:0008152 - metabolic process [Evidence IEA]); this encodes MRAVIQVVSEAQVEVGDQIVGVIKEGLVILLAISQTDQAEEAVKLAKKISQLRIFPDAQGKINLDLAATGGEALVISQFTLYGKVNRGQRPNFSEAAPASLAVPLYEKFISTLRDLGFKVATGHFGALMTVSLKNEGPLTLIVDTNN